Proteins from a single region of Desulfovibrio sp. X2:
- a CDS encoding class I SAM-dependent methyltransferase, whose translation MSEHIKDYWESQGKSHGASHWASWGDNWMIDLEIETIGAHIKPGDTVIDVGCANGYSTFRQLDERKPAAIVGVDFAQNMIDAARGVLATRASTENVSFQVGDVRDLCFEDGRFDVAYTTRVLINLPTWEEQKKGIRECLRILRPGGKLVLSEGFWEPLCLLNAMRQLKSLPPLVEHDFNRYLKKSNVEKFLDDLGASFEFEDFSSIYYLGSRFLRELVTDPSQYEGFTNPINKIFFEIERQYSGGGFGIQQAVVITK comes from the coding sequence ATGAGCGAACATATCAAGGACTACTGGGAATCCCAGGGGAAATCCCACGGCGCGTCGCACTGGGCGTCATGGGGCGACAACTGGATGATCGACCTCGAGATCGAGACCATCGGCGCGCATATCAAACCCGGCGACACGGTGATCGACGTGGGCTGCGCGAATGGCTACTCCACGTTCCGCCAGTTAGACGAGCGGAAGCCTGCTGCCATTGTCGGCGTGGATTTCGCCCAGAACATGATCGATGCCGCACGTGGCGTGCTGGCCACTCGTGCATCCACGGAGAACGTCTCCTTCCAGGTCGGGGACGTACGCGATCTTTGCTTCGAGGACGGACGGTTCGACGTCGCATACACGACGCGAGTCCTTATCAATCTGCCGACCTGGGAAGAACAGAAGAAGGGAATCCGGGAATGCCTGCGTATCCTGCGTCCGGGAGGAAAGCTGGTGCTTTCCGAGGGCTTCTGGGAGCCGCTCTGCCTGCTGAATGCGATGCGCCAGCTAAAGAGCCTGCCTCCCCTTGTTGAGCACGATTTCAACAGGTATCTCAAAAAATCGAATGTCGAAAAATTTCTGGATGATCTCGGGGCCTCTTTCGAGTTCGAGGATTTCTCGTCCATCTATTATCTCGGATCTCGATTCCTGCGTGAGCTCGTCACGGACCCTTCGCAGTATGAAGGATTCACGAATCCCATCAACAAGATATTCTTCGAGATAGAAAGACAGTATTCCGGAGGTGGTTTCGGCATCCAGCAGGCCGTGGTGATCACCAAATAA
- the rffA gene encoding dTDP-4-amino-4,6-dideoxygalactose transaminase, producing MCNDEVIPFNRPYMTGRELYYIAQANFGHMLAGDGPYTKRCHKWLEQRSGSGKALLTHSCTAALDMAAMLLDIRPGDEVILPSYTFVSTANAFALRGGVPVFLDIRQDTLNMDERLIEDAITPRTRAIAPVHYAGVGCEMDTIIDIARRHGIKVVEDAAQGVMATYKGRALGSIGDLGAYSFHETKNVISGEGGALLVNDPELSLRAEIIREKGTDRSRFFRGEVDKYTWQEVGSSFLPGELIAAFLWAQLEEAEPITAHRMASWDYYHAALASLEEKGLLRRPIVPPECLHNAHMYYVLLAPGIDRQTVLDTLKRNNVHSVFHYVPLHSSPAGTRYGRVHGDMHVTDAIAQRLIRLPLWVGLTEKHQDKVIAVLSKAVSTFQKRST from the coding sequence ATGTGCAACGATGAAGTGATTCCGTTCAACCGGCCCTACATGACAGGCCGAGAGCTCTACTACATCGCTCAGGCGAACTTCGGCCACATGCTCGCAGGCGATGGACCGTACACAAAACGTTGCCACAAGTGGCTCGAGCAGCGAAGCGGCAGCGGCAAGGCCCTGCTGACCCACTCCTGCACTGCTGCCCTGGACATGGCGGCGATGTTGCTGGACATACGGCCAGGCGACGAGGTCATCCTGCCCTCCTACACATTCGTCTCCACGGCCAACGCCTTCGCGCTGCGGGGCGGGGTGCCGGTCTTCTTGGACATCCGCCAGGACACCCTGAACATGGACGAGCGGCTGATCGAAGACGCCATCACGCCGCGCACCAGGGCAATAGCTCCCGTGCATTATGCCGGCGTGGGCTGCGAGATGGACACGATCATCGACATCGCTCGACGCCATGGCATCAAGGTCGTGGAGGACGCGGCCCAGGGAGTGATGGCCACCTACAAGGGTCGCGCCCTCGGCAGCATAGGCGATCTCGGCGCGTACAGCTTCCATGAAACCAAGAACGTCATTTCCGGCGAGGGGGGCGCGCTCCTGGTCAACGATCCCGAACTGTCGCTGCGCGCGGAGATCATCCGCGAGAAAGGCACGGACCGCAGCCGCTTCTTCCGGGGCGAGGTGGACAAATACACCTGGCAGGAGGTGGGCTCATCCTTCCTCCCCGGAGAGTTGATCGCGGCCTTCCTCTGGGCGCAGCTCGAGGAGGCGGAGCCGATCACCGCACACCGCATGGCGAGCTGGGATTACTACCACGCAGCGCTCGCGTCCCTGGAGGAGAAGGGTTTGCTGCGCCGCCCCATCGTCCCTCCAGAATGCCTGCACAACGCGCACATGTACTACGTGCTCCTCGCACCGGGCATCGACCGCCAGACAGTGCTCGACACCCTGAAGCGGAACAACGTGCATTCCGTCTTCCACTACGTGCCGCTCCATTCCTCGCCGGCAGGAACGCGCTACGGCAGGGTCCACGGCGACATGCACGTGACGGACGCTATAGCACAACGGCTTATTCGACTTCCGCTTTGGGTCGGCTTGACAGAAAAACATCAAGATAAAGTCATCGCTGTGCTCTCAAAAGCAGTCAGCACATTTCAAAAAAGATCGACATAA
- a CDS encoding DUF6044 family protein: MKDPRNFYKFVFLFFAAGYIAIYYILGENTRITMWDGLDFLNLPTLVASGKLFASNSVRVEQFFNGIPRSCFPSELFIPTLLFEIASPYYAIAINKTIAVSIAFLGMYCLLTRHILDDQDQEWISIGVAASFATLPLFFCDISSSTVPLLIYVILNIRSDEGSYRDWLIVGLTPFLASFVLMGFFFILTMGVLFVFDLIETRRVKWKFLFSIFLYTGISLVCEYRTLLQLFEKHAFISHRTEFVLPTEKSLLRVVYYSARSFIIGNNNLPTLQGTIVVPTIIAAYFLRKRSQKLIAILTKLLGYIAATTLLEGLLTWKPIAHTCIAFFSKFPLQLRFYWLYGAFWFIAFAIALSIISRTNKRTHFLIFIVITAQLLINFRHHEEFRNTSTPTFKEFFAEKQFSKIRSFIALPQSEYRVVSVGIFPSVASYNGFYTLDGYFPNYPLSYKHRFRRIISPELDKSARAAAYFDDWGSRVYIFSSEIYDETITPRYAQEKTIHLDLNYSVLYNMGCRYIISATPIYVAQNKNLVFLHQFNDPDSFWNIFLYKIIPSN, from the coding sequence ATGAAGGATCCTAGGAACTTTTACAAGTTCGTATTTCTTTTTTTCGCTGCTGGCTACATAGCAATATACTATATACTTGGGGAAAACACCCGCATCACGATGTGGGACGGACTGGACTTTCTCAATCTCCCTACCCTCGTGGCATCGGGAAAACTTTTCGCTAGCAATAGCGTGCGGGTTGAACAATTTTTTAATGGCATCCCGAGAAGCTGTTTTCCCTCTGAACTTTTCATACCTACATTGCTATTTGAAATAGCAAGTCCGTATTACGCAATCGCTATCAATAAAACCATTGCAGTCTCCATAGCATTCCTCGGCATGTACTGCCTCCTCACTCGCCACATTTTGGACGATCAAGATCAAGAATGGATATCCATCGGGGTGGCCGCCAGCTTTGCGACTCTGCCCCTTTTTTTCTGTGATATTTCCAGTTCCACAGTACCGCTTCTCATATATGTAATCCTCAATATACGATCTGATGAAGGGTCATACAGAGATTGGCTTATCGTGGGACTGACTCCCTTCCTCGCTTCATTTGTCTTAATGGGTTTTTTCTTCATTCTGACAATGGGCGTTCTTTTTGTGTTCGATCTCATTGAAACACGCCGGGTTAAATGGAAATTCTTATTTTCGATTTTTCTTTATACGGGGATATCGCTCGTCTGTGAATATAGGACGCTGCTTCAACTTTTTGAGAAACATGCCTTCATTTCCCATAGAACTGAATTTGTATTGCCGACGGAGAAATCGCTCCTCAGAGTTGTTTATTATTCCGCGCGATCTTTCATTATTGGAAATAACAATTTACCGACATTGCAAGGTACTATTGTAGTTCCTACCATTATAGCAGCATATTTTTTAAGAAAAAGATCCCAAAAGTTAATTGCAATTTTAACAAAATTACTTGGCTACATTGCCGCTACAACTCTCCTTGAAGGACTTCTCACCTGGAAACCGATTGCGCATACTTGCATCGCATTCTTTTCCAAGTTTCCCCTTCAACTCCGATTTTATTGGCTCTATGGCGCGTTCTGGTTCATCGCATTTGCAATTGCATTGTCTATAATTTCAAGGACGAACAAGAGAACACATTTTCTTATTTTTATTGTTATTACAGCTCAATTGTTGATCAATTTTAGGCATCATGAAGAATTCAGAAACACCAGCACCCCAACATTCAAGGAATTTTTTGCTGAAAAACAATTTTCAAAAATTCGCTCCTTCATTGCCCTGCCACAGTCGGAATACCGCGTTGTCAGTGTGGGCATATTCCCATCGGTCGCCTCGTATAATGGATTCTATACTCTCGATGGTTATTTTCCCAACTATCCGTTGTCATACAAACATCGATTTCGCAGAATAATTTCCCCCGAGCTAGACAAATCAGCACGGGCAGCGGCTTACTTTGACGACTGGGGTTCCAGGGTCTATATTTTTTCTTCTGAAATCTACGATGAAACAATAACGCCGAGATATGCACAAGAAAAAACTATTCATCTCGATCTAAACTATTCAGTACTTTACAACATGGGTTGTCGCTATATTATTTCAGCAACTCCAATATATGTCGCGCAAAACAAAAATTTAGTCTTTTTACATCAATTTAACGACCCAGATTCCTTTTGGAATATCTTTCTTTACAAGATTATCCCCAGTAATTAA
- a CDS encoding glycosyltransferase family 4 protein, producing the protein MRLALFFTRGVSLAAWVEGGLLGREKLLYGELLKRGICDEIVWVTYGDKDEELAARLHASGELPLGIRVLGMPRLLASYPGRMLWSLVAPLVHWRDLRRADILKTNQMDGAWTALVGKALLRRPLLVRTGFTLSQFEANGGKASQLRIRLFRCIERLCYRFADAATVASQHDRRYLETVLGARNVDVVPNFIDVSLFRPLGGPRQDDRMVFIGRLHPQKNLPALVACAAQAGMGLDLYGVGPEEASLRDLSARLAADVRFLGTVPNAELPGVLNRYRIFALPSLFEGMPKALLEAMACGCACLGTNVPGISEVIRDGENGVLARDTSAEALAEGLRRLRSESDLKELGLNATNDMVNNYSLSAVIRKETDLYARLLGKGEQARDAKASK; encoded by the coding sequence ATGAGGCTCGCCCTGTTCTTCACCCGGGGCGTCTCGCTGGCGGCCTGGGTCGAGGGCGGACTCCTCGGCCGCGAAAAGCTGCTCTACGGGGAGCTGCTCAAACGCGGAATTTGCGACGAGATCGTCTGGGTGACGTATGGCGACAAGGACGAGGAGCTCGCCGCGCGCCTGCACGCTTCGGGCGAGCTCCCCCTCGGGATACGCGTACTCGGCATGCCTCGCCTCCTCGCCTCCTACCCCGGGCGCATGCTCTGGTCCCTTGTCGCGCCCCTTGTGCATTGGCGCGATCTGCGCCGCGCCGACATCCTCAAGACCAACCAGATGGACGGCGCGTGGACCGCGCTCGTGGGCAAGGCTCTCCTGCGCCGCCCCCTTCTCGTGCGCACCGGCTTCACGCTTTCGCAGTTCGAGGCGAACGGAGGCAAGGCCAGCCAGCTGCGCATCCGCCTTTTCCGCTGTATCGAGCGTCTCTGCTACCGTTTCGCCGATGCCGCGACAGTGGCCAGCCAGCACGACCGACGCTACCTGGAGACGGTCCTGGGTGCCCGGAATGTGGATGTGGTGCCGAACTTCATCGACGTCTCGCTCTTCCGCCCCCTGGGGGGGCCCCGCCAGGACGACCGCATGGTCTTCATCGGCCGTCTGCACCCGCAGAAGAACTTGCCCGCGCTCGTTGCCTGCGCCGCGCAGGCAGGCATGGGGCTCGATCTTTACGGCGTCGGCCCGGAGGAAGCGAGTCTGCGTGACCTCTCGGCGCGGTTGGCGGCGGATGTCCGTTTCCTGGGCACTGTCCCGAATGCCGAATTGCCCGGGGTTCTCAACCGCTACCGAATATTCGCGCTTCCTTCCCTGTTCGAGGGCATGCCCAAGGCCCTTCTCGAGGCCATGGCCTGCGGATGCGCCTGTCTAGGCACGAATGTCCCCGGGATTTCCGAGGTCATCCGCGACGGCGAGAACGGCGTGCTTGCGCGGGATACCTCTGCCGAGGCGCTGGCGGAAGGTCTGCGCCGTCTGCGTTCGGAATCCGATTTGAAGGAATTGGGGCTCAACGCAACAAATGATATGGTAAACAACTATTCATTGAGCGCAGTGATCAGGAAAGAGACAGATTTATATGCTCGGCTTCTTGGGAAAGGGGAGCAAGCTCGAGATGCCAAGGCAAGCAAATAG
- a CDS encoding bifunctional 2-polyprenyl-6-hydroxyphenol methylase/3-demethylubiquinol 3-O-methyltransferase UbiG — MYIQDAEELYNGTKEKFNVVRCDECGLVYTNPRPTATSISFFYPDSAGYYIPVRQQSSTGGMDRMRSQLLHRHLGYPLPPHATDISAPLLAAMWVLFRRQIFRQHIPPFIPGGKLLDIGASWGCYMAQMRDLGWEVHGVELNPAAVEHGRSQLGLDRLQQGFLDSVDLEEGTFDVVRMGMVLEHMHDPLATLRRVATLLRPGGRLLLSVPDITGLEARLYGRHAYTLQVPQHLVHFSPRTLSTMLRKAGFKDIRTVHHAFDRDMVSSAEYLPGKRLSRILHNPMIRRCLVRPFIRGLALAGKTSRMSASAIKPTDAPS, encoded by the coding sequence TTGTACATACAAGACGCTGAAGAACTCTACAACGGCACGAAAGAAAAATTCAACGTCGTGCGCTGTGACGAATGCGGACTAGTTTACACGAATCCACGGCCCACCGCTACGTCGATCTCTTTTTTCTATCCAGACAGCGCGGGATATTACATCCCTGTACGTCAGCAGTCGAGCACGGGGGGCATGGACCGGATGAGGAGCCAGCTCCTGCACCGTCATCTGGGATACCCTCTGCCGCCGCATGCGACAGACATTTCCGCCCCCCTGCTCGCGGCAATGTGGGTGCTGTTTCGCAGACAGATATTCCGCCAACACATCCCCCCCTTCATTCCGGGTGGAAAGCTTCTGGACATCGGCGCGTCCTGGGGATGCTACATGGCGCAGATGCGCGATCTGGGATGGGAGGTGCACGGCGTCGAACTCAATCCGGCGGCCGTCGAGCATGGACGTTCACAGCTCGGACTGGACAGGTTGCAGCAAGGTTTCCTCGATTCCGTCGACCTGGAGGAAGGGACCTTCGACGTCGTCCGTATGGGGATGGTCCTCGAGCACATGCACGATCCCCTGGCGACCCTGCGTCGTGTCGCGACCCTGCTGCGCCCCGGAGGACGCCTCCTCCTCTCGGTGCCGGACATCACGGGGCTCGAGGCCAGGCTCTACGGCCGCCATGCATACACGCTGCAGGTCCCGCAGCATCTGGTCCACTTCTCGCCGCGCACCCTTTCGACGATGCTGCGCAAGGCCGGATTCAAAGACATCCGCACCGTCCATCATGCCTTCGACCGCGACATGGTCTCCTCCGCCGAATATCTGCCCGGCAAGCGCCTGAGCCGGATCCTCCACAATCCGATGATCCGCAGATGCCTCGTCCGCCCCTTCATCCGCGGGCTCGCCCTGGCCGGAAAGACAAGCCGCATGTCTGCGAGCGCAATAAAACCGACAGACGCGCCCTCGTGA
- a CDS encoding glycosyltransferase family A protein, with translation MKEALNTVVTVNYNTADFVELILFSAASLCAHPTRFVIVDNGSCTSDLARLMRAAASHDNVTVLPRQQKDTPSLSHGKALDYAFQYVQTPYVTVIDSDAVFLCNHWDVMLMNAMTDRVRAVGTPPTAHPQGRKPRDFPLMFACMYDAHAIRELGCSFLPVEGAEALGKDTGWEIREAFLARGYEGAVFELRSTRCYKEGHFAPVICDEYYNGSELVVSHFGRGATFGSCKYFGRWQTFLPMASKVYRRLRGLTEKRRWIGLARAYMERQAAENALLRRG, from the coding sequence ATGAAAGAAGCCCTGAACACCGTCGTCACGGTGAACTACAACACCGCCGATTTCGTGGAGCTGATTCTCTTCAGCGCTGCCAGCCTGTGCGCCCACCCCACACGCTTCGTAATCGTGGACAACGGATCGTGCACCTCCGATCTGGCGCGCCTGATGCGAGCCGCAGCGTCCCACGACAACGTCACTGTCCTCCCCAGGCAGCAGAAGGACACGCCGAGCCTCTCCCACGGCAAGGCCCTCGACTACGCCTTTCAGTACGTCCAGACGCCTTACGTGACCGTCATAGATTCGGACGCTGTCTTCCTGTGCAACCACTGGGACGTCATGCTGATGAACGCCATGACCGATCGGGTGAGGGCTGTCGGCACGCCTCCGACAGCGCATCCCCAGGGTCGCAAGCCGAGGGATTTTCCGCTGATGTTCGCCTGCATGTACGACGCGCACGCCATCCGTGAGCTTGGATGCAGCTTCCTGCCCGTCGAGGGCGCCGAGGCTTTGGGCAAGGACACCGGCTGGGAGATCCGGGAGGCCTTCCTCGCGCGGGGATACGAGGGCGCCGTCTTCGAGCTGCGATCCACGCGGTGCTACAAGGAAGGACACTTCGCGCCGGTCATCTGCGACGAATATTACAACGGCTCCGAGCTCGTGGTCAGCCATTTCGGCCGCGGAGCGACCTTCGGGTCCTGCAAGTACTTCGGGCGCTGGCAGACCTTTCTTCCCATGGCCTCCAAAGTCTACCGCCGTTTGCGTGGGCTGACCGAGAAGCGGCGCTGGATCGGCCTCGCGCGGGCGTACATGGAACGGCAGGCCGCGGAGAACGCCCTTCTGCGCCGCGGGTGA
- the pseB gene encoding UDP-N-acetylglucosamine 4,6-dehydratase (inverting), with translation MFDGKSVLITGGTGSFGKKCVEVILRDHSPKRLIVFSRDELKQFEMAQRFSDTDHPCMRYFIGDVRDKERLYRAFRGVDYVIHAAAMKQVPTAEYNPTECIRTNISGAENIINVAADVGVSRVVALSTDKAVNPINLYGATKLCSDKLFVAANAYTGSQTIFSVVRYGNVMGSRGSVIPFFIKKRTEGEIPVTDPRMTRFWITLEEGVELVLRAFELSGGGEIFVPKIPSMNIMDLAAAIAPGVPTKVVGIRPGEKLHEMMITSEDSRNTMDVGDYYIIKPDSLVLKYKGTLDGIPVPENFAYSSDTNSSWLSVDELRATLKAQGFDVP, from the coding sequence ATTTTTGACGGAAAATCTGTCCTGATCACCGGCGGAACCGGGTCATTCGGCAAGAAGTGCGTCGAAGTGATCCTGCGTGACCATTCGCCCAAGCGACTCATCGTCTTCTCGCGCGACGAACTGAAGCAGTTCGAGATGGCGCAGCGTTTTTCCGACACGGACCATCCCTGCATGCGCTACTTCATCGGCGACGTGCGGGACAAGGAACGCCTCTACCGTGCCTTCCGGGGGGTGGACTACGTCATCCACGCCGCCGCCATGAAGCAGGTTCCCACGGCGGAATACAATCCGACCGAGTGCATCCGCACCAACATCAGCGGCGCGGAGAACATCATCAACGTCGCCGCCGACGTCGGCGTTTCCCGCGTGGTCGCCCTGTCCACGGACAAGGCCGTGAACCCCATCAACCTTTACGGAGCGACTAAGCTCTGTTCGGACAAGCTCTTCGTGGCCGCCAACGCATACACCGGCAGCCAGACCATCTTCTCCGTGGTCCGCTACGGCAATGTCATGGGAAGCCGGGGGAGCGTCATTCCGTTCTTCATCAAAAAGCGGACCGAAGGCGAGATTCCCGTCACCGATCCCCGCATGACGCGCTTCTGGATCACGTTGGAAGAGGGTGTGGAGTTGGTGCTTCGCGCCTTTGAACTTTCCGGAGGAGGCGAGATCTTCGTCCCCAAGATCCCGAGCATGAACATCATGGACCTCGCCGCCGCCATCGCTCCGGGCGTGCCCACCAAGGTGGTCGGCATTCGTCCCGGCGAGAAGCTCCACGAGATGATGATCACGTCGGAGGACTCCCGCAACACCATGGACGTGGGCGATTACTACATCATAAAGCCCGACTCCCTCGTGCTCAAGTACAAGGGCACGCTGGACGGTATCCCCGTGCCGGAAAACTTCGCGTACTCCTCGGACACGAACTCCTCCTGGCTCTCCGTGGACGAGTTGCGCGCGACGCTCAAGGCCCAGGGCTTCGACGTGCCGTGA
- a CDS encoding aldo/keto reductase, with amino-acid sequence MTLVLGTVQLGMPYGIANTQGQPDQAAATRIVSAALAGGIVLFDTAQGYGESETVLGRALAACSATNVEVVSKLSPSLAEDDAPFLENSVRDSLKRLDVPTLTCLMLHREEHLRLLDGALGAALSAIRDKGLAARLGVSVYTPEAALSALRHPLLSVVQIPTSLFDRRFLNSGVMRVAREMGKELHIRSALLQGVLCMEPADLPACLDPLAPALAAFRAACARFGASPAGAALGWAARACPDAGILFGAETVEQVQENLDFQAQRHTLLPALWEELDGIVPPQLPELLNPSLWKR; translated from the coding sequence GTGACCCTCGTCCTCGGCACCGTCCAACTGGGCATGCCCTACGGCATAGCCAACACGCAAGGACAGCCGGACCAGGCCGCAGCGACGCGCATCGTGAGCGCCGCGCTCGCGGGCGGCATTGTCCTTTTCGACACCGCGCAAGGGTACGGCGAGAGCGAGACAGTGCTCGGCCGGGCCTTGGCCGCCTGCAGCGCAACGAACGTCGAAGTCGTCTCCAAGCTCTCGCCGTCTCTCGCCGAGGACGATGCGCCATTCCTCGAGAATTCGGTGCGCGACTCACTCAAGCGTCTCGACGTCCCGACCCTCACCTGCCTCATGCTGCACCGCGAGGAGCATCTGAGGCTTCTCGACGGAGCGCTGGGGGCCGCTCTTTCGGCCATCCGGGACAAGGGCCTTGCCGCCCGCCTCGGCGTCTCGGTCTACACGCCCGAGGCAGCGCTCTCCGCATTGCGCCACCCCCTTCTCTCCGTCGTCCAGATTCCCACAAGCCTCTTTGACCGTCGCTTCCTGAACTCAGGAGTGATGAGGGTTGCCCGCGAGATGGGCAAGGAACTCCACATCCGCTCCGCCCTCCTGCAGGGCGTGCTCTGCATGGAGCCGGCCGACCTTCCGGCCTGTCTCGACCCGCTGGCTCCGGCTCTTGCCGCCTTCCGCGCCGCCTGCGCCCGTTTCGGCGCCTCTCCGGCCGGCGCGGCCCTCGGCTGGGCGGCACGCGCGTGCCCTGACGCGGGCATCCTCTTCGGGGCGGAAACCGTGGAGCAGGTGCAGGAAAATCTGGATTTCCAGGCCCAAAGGCATACCCTGCTCCCTGCGCTCTGGGAGGAACTGGACGGGATCGTGCCGCCTCAGCTTCCGGAGTTGCTCAATCCTTCCTTGTGGAAAAGGTGA
- a CDS encoding aminotransferase class III-fold pyridoxal phosphate-dependent enzyme — protein sequence MINKSLAMQERGRKRIPGLTQLLSKRPDMFTLGAWPAYYSKANGARVWDLDGREYLDMSIGGIGACVLGYADEEVDDAVVRAIHDGVASSLNCPEEVELAETLCSLHPWADMARFARGGGEAMSIAVRLARAHTGRDVVAFCGYHGWSDWYLAANLGETTALDGHLIPGLAPAGVPRGLAGTALPFRYNHPEELEAIVARHGGSLAAVVMEPLRSEMPEPGFVEAVRALADKCGAVLIIDEISAGFRYCTGGAHLVLHPVAPDMAVFSKALGNGYAISAIIGRQEVMQSAQKTFLSSTNWTERVGPTAALATIAKHGREKAHEQFIRHGQRIKQGWLEIGERHGFSMHVAGMDAMAHFSFESPDFLAYKAYFVQCMLEQDILASNLCYLMLAHTDADVERYLTACDAAFTRLAEARDAGDLAQRLQGAPAVSGFKRFA from the coding sequence GTGATCAATAAATCCCTCGCCATGCAGGAGCGCGGCAGAAAGCGCATCCCCGGGCTCACACAGCTGCTCTCGAAGCGGCCGGACATGTTCACCCTCGGCGCCTGGCCCGCCTACTACAGCAAGGCCAATGGCGCCCGGGTGTGGGACCTGGACGGACGCGAGTACCTCGACATGTCCATCGGCGGCATCGGCGCGTGCGTCCTCGGCTACGCGGATGAGGAAGTCGACGACGCCGTGGTGCGCGCCATTCACGATGGCGTCGCCTCCTCGCTCAACTGCCCGGAGGAGGTGGAGTTGGCGGAGACGCTCTGCTCGCTGCACCCCTGGGCCGACATGGCCCGATTCGCGCGCGGCGGCGGCGAGGCCATGAGCATCGCCGTACGCCTGGCCCGGGCCCACACCGGGCGGGACGTGGTGGCCTTCTGCGGCTACCACGGCTGGAGCGACTGGTACCTGGCCGCCAACCTCGGCGAGACCACGGCGCTCGACGGACACCTCATCCCCGGTCTGGCCCCGGCCGGCGTGCCGCGCGGCCTCGCCGGCACCGCCCTGCCCTTCCGCTACAACCACCCTGAGGAGCTCGAGGCCATCGTCGCCCGCCACGGCGGCTCCCTCGCCGCCGTGGTCATGGAGCCGCTGCGCTCCGAGATGCCGGAGCCGGGCTTCGTCGAGGCGGTGCGAGCTCTGGCGGACAAGTGCGGCGCGGTGCTGATCATCGACGAGATATCCGCCGGCTTCCGCTACTGCACGGGCGGCGCCCACCTCGTGCTGCATCCGGTCGCCCCGGACATGGCCGTCTTCTCCAAGGCGCTCGGCAACGGATACGCGATCTCCGCCATCATCGGACGCCAAGAGGTCATGCAGAGCGCGCAGAAGACCTTCCTCTCCTCGACCAACTGGACCGAGCGCGTCGGCCCCACGGCCGCCCTGGCCACCATCGCCAAGCACGGCCGAGAGAAGGCCCACGAGCAGTTCATCCGCCACGGCCAGCGCATCAAGCAGGGCTGGCTCGAGATCGGCGAGCGCCACGGCTTCTCCATGCACGTCGCCGGCATGGACGCCATGGCCCACTTCTCCTTCGAGTCGCCGGACTTCCTGGCCTACAAGGCCTACTTCGTGCAATGCATGCTCGAGCAGGACATTCTGGCCTCGAACCTGTGCTACCTCATGCTGGCCCACACCGATGCAGACGTGGAGCGCTACCTCACGGCCTGCGACGCCGCCTTCACGCGCCTGGCCGAGGCCCGTGACGCGGGAGACCTCGCACAGCGCCTGCAGGGGGCGCCTGCAGTGTCGGGTTTCAAGCGCTTCGCCTGA
- the pseF gene encoding pseudaminic acid cytidylyltransferase, translating into MRSIAIITARGGSKRIPRKNIREFRGRPMIAWPIAAALESGVFDHVLVSTDDAEIAEVARACGAEAPFLRPAALADDFAHAHKAARHALEWAIEHLASSERPVEAFCHLYPTAPLLSAATVREGLRVLSRKGVTNVYAAQRVPFPIYQVVERRADGGLRPLFPPEKFMMRSQDMPACFIDVGQMYWFRTAHFLEHETRIGSDTALVEVPQETALDIDTEDDWKFAEKLAALARPRG; encoded by the coding sequence ATGCGCAGCATCGCCATCATCACCGCGCGAGGCGGCTCAAAACGCATCCCGCGCAAGAATATTCGCGAATTCCGCGGCCGCCCCATGATCGCCTGGCCCATCGCGGCTGCCCTCGAATCCGGGGTCTTCGACCACGTCCTCGTCTCCACGGACGACGCCGAGATCGCCGAGGTGGCACGGGCGTGTGGAGCCGAAGCCCCCTTCCTGCGCCCGGCCGCGCTCGCGGACGACTTCGCCCACGCCCACAAAGCCGCTCGCCACGCGCTCGAATGGGCCATTGAGCACTTGGCCTCGTCCGAGCGGCCCGTCGAGGCCTTCTGCCATCTCTACCCCACGGCGCCCCTCCTCTCGGCGGCGACCGTCCGCGAGGGGCTGCGCGTCCTGTCCCGGAAGGGCGTGACCAACGTCTACGCCGCGCAACGCGTGCCCTTCCCCATCTACCAGGTGGTGGAGCGACGCGCGGACGGCGGACTCCGGCCCCTCTTCCCGCCCGAGAAGTTCATGATGCGCTCCCAGGACATGCCGGCCTGCTTCATCGACGTGGGACAGATGTACTGGTTCCGCACGGCCCACTTCCTGGAGCACGAGACGCGGATCGGCTCGGACACGGCGCTGGTGGAGGTGCCCCAGGAGACGGCCCTCGACATCGACACCGAGGACGACTGGAAATTCGCCGAGAAGCTGGCCGCATTGGCGCGACCGAGAGGATGA